In Labilibaculum sp. DW002, one DNA window encodes the following:
- a CDS encoding pyridoxal phosphate-dependent aminotransferase, producing MLKVSDRIAAMEISPTLAMSQKSREMKAQGIDVINLSVGEPDFNTPNHIKEAAKKAIDDNYSHYSPVPGYVELRQAVVRKLKRENDLDFTVDQIVVSNGAKQSIANAMMSVVNKGDEVIIPTPFWVSYSEIVKLAEGINVFVPASIEQDFKISPEQLEAAITPKTKAFLFSSPSNPTGSLYSKEELRALADVFVKYPDIVIMSDEIYEHINYVGAHESIAQFEELKDRVVVINGVSKGYAMTGWRIGYIAAPLWIAKACGKLQGQMTSGASSVAQIASVAALDGDQSTTIAMRNAFQKRKDLALAQLREIPGFEVREPNGAFYLFPKVSQIFGKSNGSVSINSATDLSLYLLEQANVATVTGEAFGAPECLRLSYATSEEQMAEAIRRIKTAVEKLS from the coding sequence ATGTTGAAAGTTTCGGATCGAATTGCAGCTATGGAGATATCTCCAACACTTGCAATGTCACAGAAAAGTAGAGAAATGAAAGCTCAAGGGATTGATGTTATCAATCTGAGTGTTGGTGAACCGGATTTTAATACCCCTAACCACATTAAAGAAGCGGCGAAGAAGGCAATAGATGATAACTATTCGCACTATTCTCCAGTTCCTGGGTATGTAGAATTACGTCAAGCAGTTGTTCGTAAGCTAAAACGCGAAAACGACCTTGACTTTACGGTAGATCAAATTGTGGTTTCTAATGGAGCCAAACAGTCTATTGCTAATGCGATGATGAGTGTGGTTAACAAAGGTGATGAAGTAATCATTCCAACACCATTTTGGGTTAGTTACAGCGAAATTGTAAAGTTAGCAGAAGGTATTAATGTATTTGTTCCTGCAAGTATTGAGCAGGATTTTAAAATTTCACCAGAACAATTAGAAGCTGCTATTACACCAAAAACTAAAGCATTTTTGTTTAGTTCTCCAAGTAATCCAACGGGTAGCTTGTATTCTAAAGAAGAACTAAGAGCTTTAGCTGATGTTTTTGTAAAGTATCCAGATATTGTAATCATGTCTGATGAAATTTATGAACACATCAATTATGTTGGAGCGCACGAAAGCATTGCTCAATTTGAGGAATTGAAAGATCGTGTTGTTGTCATAAATGGTGTTTCGAAAGGATATGCCATGACCGGTTGGAGAATTGGTTACATCGCAGCTCCTTTATGGATTGCTAAGGCTTGTGGTAAACTGCAAGGTCAAATGACATCTGGAGCATCATCAGTTGCGCAGATTGCTTCTGTAGCTGCTTTAGATGGTGATCAATCAACTACGATTGCTATGCGTAATGCATTTCAAAAACGTAAAGATTTGGCATTGGCTCAACTAAGAGAAATTCCAGGATTTGAAGTGAGAGAACCAAATGGAGCATTTTATCTGTTTCCTAAGGTAAGTCAGATTTTCGGTAAGTCGAATGGAAGTGTTAGCATTAATTCTGCTACAGATCTTAGTTTGTATTTGTTAGAGCAAGCAAATGTAGCAACTGTTACAGGAGAGGCTTTTGGAGCACCTGAGTGCTTGCGTTTGTCTTATGCTACTAGCGAAGAACAAATGGCTGAAGCTATTCGTAGAATTAAAACTGCGGTTGAGAAGTTAAGCTAA
- a CDS encoding DUF5686 and carboxypeptidase regulatory-like domain-containing protein: MTKNLLLLFFCLLSFSGYSQQITGKISDTDGKPIPFANIFIQELANGTTSNIDGEYHLNLPEGEWNLHYRYIGYKTKEVKLKMGANDMKMDVALASQTYQLKEVKVLASGEDPAYFVMRKAIAMGDYYTKQVSEYRNKVYLKGSGKVTSVPRLFKKKLAEDDITVGKVFVTENISKIHFQLPNKIEEEVLSVRSSGLDDQVNPMQFITTNLYNTRDDGFISPLDKAAFTVYKFQMESVFEDQGRMINQIKVTPKRKGKDLFRGFINISETFWNIHSADLKLDLPMTKVHMHQLYAPVSEDVWMPVSLDYKIRFKGMGFGFEGMYVASIKDYEVKLNPDLDHDYLRQQELAQKQEAESINDLTNSEKSEILSVKEKKRKDEIQNLLAKEDMKNSDMRKLYRLMEKDNAKNKKEKIKEPLEIKNEKLKMAKDAKTKDSIYWAEMRPIPLSSDEKISFVQKDSIVKVKNTPEYKDSVRRANREFKFKHILFGKTYKYKETNSRLSTPGLLSFDKISYNTVQGFTFDAPFSFTKSDTLGHYFESSSNLTYAFSREHLDFSVGSRYRYNGLKRAWLGFEAGSKAVDFNEKSGINPMLNMITSLYYKDNHMKLYDKNYVKIWHKTDLANGLSLHAQLEYANRKQIYNNNKFYISDPDNQDYSSNIPKGVSPELVRDNKALTFTAKLDYTPRHRYTVKKGVKRMVNYHSQPTFSLLYKKGINDVLDSETDYSLLEASVKQEFDMGFNDRINYSAKAGSFLSNKQSFFADYRHFNTNKPMVMLGTSWDTFRLLDYYQHSTTEDYLEAHMQYTSDRFLLKRLPILNNSLALQERLFANYLTHEGKKNYWEVGYGLSQIFLIMDVEVFWSFDGNKHRDTGIKLKFNL, encoded by the coding sequence ATGACAAAAAATTTACTCCTTCTATTTTTTTGCCTTTTATCTTTTTCAGGATATTCTCAACAAATTACTGGAAAAATAAGTGATACCGATGGAAAACCCATTCCTTTTGCCAACATTTTTATTCAGGAATTAGCAAACGGAACTACTTCCAATATCGATGGTGAATACCATTTGAATCTTCCCGAAGGCGAATGGAACCTTCATTACCGATATATTGGCTATAAGACCAAAGAAGTCAAACTTAAAATGGGAGCAAATGATATGAAAATGGACGTTGCACTTGCTTCTCAAACCTATCAGCTAAAAGAAGTGAAAGTTTTGGCCAGTGGTGAAGATCCAGCTTATTTTGTGATGAGAAAAGCCATTGCAATGGGAGATTATTACACCAAGCAAGTAAGTGAATATAGGAATAAGGTTTATTTAAAAGGTTCAGGAAAAGTAACAAGTGTACCTCGCCTATTCAAAAAGAAACTCGCAGAAGATGACATTACTGTAGGTAAGGTATTTGTCACAGAAAATATATCCAAGATACATTTCCAATTACCCAACAAAATTGAAGAAGAAGTTCTTTCTGTTCGTTCATCAGGCTTAGACGATCAGGTAAATCCAATGCAATTTATAACAACCAACCTATACAATACTCGAGATGATGGTTTCATTTCTCCTTTAGACAAAGCAGCATTCACTGTATATAAATTTCAGATGGAATCCGTATTTGAGGATCAGGGACGTATGATCAACCAAATAAAAGTCACACCCAAAAGAAAAGGGAAAGATCTGTTTCGTGGTTTTATTAACATTTCCGAAACTTTCTGGAACATTCATTCCGCCGACCTGAAATTGGACCTCCCAATGACTAAGGTACATATGCACCAACTATATGCACCCGTTTCAGAAGATGTCTGGATGCCGGTTAGTCTCGATTATAAAATAAGATTTAAAGGCATGGGCTTTGGTTTTGAAGGTATGTATGTTGCCTCAATCAAAGACTATGAAGTTAAATTAAATCCGGATTTGGATCACGATTATTTAAGGCAACAAGAATTAGCTCAAAAACAAGAAGCTGAAAGCATAAATGATTTAACCAATTCCGAAAAATCAGAAATTCTATCGGTTAAGGAAAAAAAGCGGAAGGACGAAATTCAAAATCTTTTGGCAAAGGAAGACATGAAGAACTCTGACATGCGTAAGCTTTATCGTTTAATGGAAAAAGACAATGCCAAAAACAAGAAGGAAAAAATAAAAGAACCACTGGAAATAAAAAATGAGAAGCTTAAAATGGCCAAAGATGCCAAAACAAAAGACTCCATCTATTGGGCTGAGATGCGCCCTATCCCACTTTCTTCAGATGAAAAAATCAGTTTTGTTCAAAAAGACTCTATCGTAAAGGTTAAGAACACTCCGGAGTATAAAGATTCGGTTCGTAGAGCCAATAGAGAATTCAAGTTTAAACACATCCTTTTTGGCAAAACATACAAATATAAAGAAACAAACTCCCGCTTATCGACTCCAGGCTTACTAAGCTTCGATAAAATCTCCTACAACACAGTACAAGGCTTTACATTCGATGCTCCGTTTTCCTTTACTAAAAGTGATACGCTTGGGCATTATTTCGAATCATCGTCGAATCTTACTTATGCTTTTTCTCGAGAACATCTCGATTTCTCTGTTGGAAGCCGATACCGATACAATGGATTGAAAAGAGCTTGGCTTGGTTTTGAAGCAGGAAGCAAAGCTGTTGATTTTAACGAAAAATCAGGTATAAATCCCATGTTAAATATGATTACCTCTTTGTACTACAAAGACAATCATATGAAATTGTACGATAAAAACTATGTGAAAATTTGGCACAAAACAGATCTTGCCAATGGTTTAAGCCTCCATGCTCAGTTGGAATATGCCAATAGAAAGCAAATCTATAATAACAACAAATTCTACATTTCCGACCCTGATAATCAAGATTATTCATCGAATATTCCAAAAGGGGTTTCACCAGAATTAGTTCGTGACAACAAGGCACTAACCTTTACAGCCAAATTGGATTATACACCTCGACACAGATACACTGTGAAAAAAGGCGTTAAACGCATGGTAAACTATCATTCTCAACCAACATTTTCTTTACTCTACAAAAAAGGAATTAATGATGTACTCGATTCAGAAACAGATTATTCCTTATTAGAAGCCTCGGTAAAACAAGAATTCGATATGGGATTTAACGATCGCATAAACTATAGCGCTAAAGCTGGTAGTTTCCTTTCAAACAAACAAAGTTTCTTTGCTGATTATCGCCATTTTAACACCAACAAACCAATGGTAATGCTTGGTACTTCATGGGATACTTTCCGATTATTGGATTACTATCAACACTCAACGACAGAAGATTATCTGGAAGCACACATGCAATACACATCTGATCGATTTCTGCTAAAGCGACTGCCAATACTAAACAACTCATTGGCTCTACAAGAACGCTTATTTGCCAACTACCTAACCCATGAAGGAAAAAAGAACTACTGGGAAGTTGGTTATGGTTTATCGCAAATCTTTCTTATTATGGATGTTGAAGTCTTCTGGAGCTTCGATGGGAACAAACACAGAGATACTGGTATTAAATTGAAGTTTAATCTGTAA
- a CDS encoding DEAD/DEAH box helicase: MISFDDIKLSKQIRMALDEAGFEKPTEIQTDVFSPIRAGKDVIGIAQTGTGKTLAYLMPILMKLNYAKGHDPRALIVVPTRELVLQVVETIELLTPFMDLRAVGVYGGVNINTQKENLYEGIDIIVATPGRLMDIYMTRIVKFTLIKTLVIDEADKMMDLGFMPQLNAIFEILPEVHQNLLFSATFSDTIAQMAETFLLNPVRIEVAPQASTVENIHQLQYQAPNILSKIALLKELLKDKETFNKVMIFTETKKNADRIVDRLEDFLGGDLSVIHSNKAQNTRINALNDFKEGRSRVLIASDVAARGIDIENISHVINFDIPSNYVEYVHRVGRTGRAEREGTAISFVNKGEEELMEKIEALIKKPIEIGAVPIEVIFTSQLLEDEKIQTRNIKIKNTVRLDLKSGAFHKKSAKNSKTPSVSKGRQKQLEAQKRNRKKGRKLKNKK, translated from the coding sequence ATGATTTCATTTGACGACATCAAATTAAGCAAACAAATACGAATGGCGCTTGACGAAGCGGGATTCGAAAAACCAACAGAGATACAGACTGATGTATTTTCTCCTATTCGTGCAGGTAAAGACGTAATTGGAATTGCCCAGACAGGAACAGGAAAAACCCTAGCCTATCTGATGCCGATTCTAATGAAACTAAATTATGCAAAAGGACATGATCCTAGAGCATTGATTGTAGTTCCAACTCGCGAATTAGTATTACAGGTGGTAGAAACCATTGAACTACTAACTCCTTTCATGGATCTTCGTGCTGTAGGTGTTTACGGTGGTGTAAACATCAATACGCAAAAAGAAAATTTGTATGAAGGTATCGATATCATTGTGGCGACTCCTGGTCGTTTAATGGATATCTACATGACGCGAATTGTGAAATTCACACTCATTAAAACTTTGGTTATTGATGAAGCGGATAAAATGATGGACTTGGGCTTCATGCCTCAGCTAAATGCCATTTTTGAGATTTTGCCAGAAGTTCATCAGAACTTATTGTTCTCAGCAACATTCTCAGATACTATAGCTCAAATGGCTGAAACTTTCTTGTTGAATCCGGTGCGAATTGAAGTAGCGCCACAGGCTTCAACTGTAGAAAACATTCATCAATTGCAATATCAGGCACCAAACATTCTAAGTAAAATTGCCTTATTAAAAGAGCTTTTGAAAGATAAAGAGACTTTTAATAAAGTAATGATCTTTACGGAGACAAAAAAGAATGCAGATCGAATTGTTGATCGCTTGGAAGATTTCTTAGGTGGCGACCTAAGTGTAATTCACTCGAACAAAGCTCAGAACACAAGGATTAATGCTCTAAACGATTTCAAAGAAGGTCGATCTAGAGTTTTAATTGCATCGGATGTTGCAGCCCGTGGTATTGATATTGAAAACATCAGTCACGTAATTAACTTCGATATTCCTAGCAACTACGTTGAGTATGTTCACCGTGTTGGTCGTACGGGTCGTGCCGAACGAGAAGGTACTGCTATTAGCTTTGTAAATAAAGGCGAAGAAGAATTGATGGAAAAAATCGAAGCTTTAATTAAAAAGCCTATCGAAATTGGAGCCGTTCCTATCGAAGTAATCTTCACAAGTCAATTGCTTGAAGATGAAAAAATTCAAACTCGAAATATCAAAATTAAAAATACAGTACGTTTGGATTTAAAAAGTGGAGCTTTTCATAAAAAATCTGCTAAAAATTCTAAAACTCCTTCCGTGTCTAAAGGTCGACAAAAACAATTGGAAGCTCAAAAGAGAAACCGAAAGAAAGGTAGAAAACTTAAAAATAAGAAATAA
- the htpG gene encoding molecular chaperone HtpG yields MSTGKIGVTSQDLFPIIKKFLYSDHDIFLREIVSNAVDATQKLKTLSSTGEFKGDLGDLKVSVAIDKEAKTITISDNGIGMTQEEIEKYINQIAFSGAEEFMDKYKDQANAIIGHFGLGFYSSFMVSDKVDIISLSHKEGAQAVKWSCEGNPEYTLEEVEKADRGTDIVMHISEDEKEFLEEGRIQDLLNKYCKFLPIEITFGKKKEWKDGKEVVTEEANLINDTTPAWTKKPSDLTEENYKDFYRQLYPMGEEPLFHIHLNVDYPFNLTGILYFPKIKNSVEIQKNKIQLYCNQVFVTDSVEGIVPEFLTLLHGVIDSPDIPLNVSRSYLQSDGNVKKISNHITKKVADSLFDIFKKDREDFENKWDDLRIFVQYGMLSEEKFYDRAKKFMLLKNTDGKYFTTEEYETIVKENQTDKEGNMICLYATNAEEQYTYIDLAKAKGYDVLLMDSQLDNHLINTLEQKTTTTKYVRVDSDVVDKLIQKDEVKASNLTEEQKNDLIPVFNSQLPSEKVNYIVAFESLGAESQPVMITQAEFMRRMKDMAAMNPGMAMYGEMPDSYNLVVNTDHALIENILSDKDDKMGANLTDVNAKLTPLFEERAQLDALKKDKKEDEVPQEEKDKMTEVQKQITEINAEREALLTGFGKDNQIVKQLIDLALLANNMLKGEELAKFVKRSVDMIK; encoded by the coding sequence ATGTCAACAGGAAAAATTGGTGTTACCAGTCAGGATCTGTTCCCGATCATTAAAAAATTCTTATACTCAGATCACGATATCTTTTTACGTGAGATCGTTTCGAATGCTGTAGATGCTACTCAAAAACTTAAAACTCTATCTTCAACAGGTGAATTTAAAGGTGATTTAGGTGATTTGAAAGTTAGCGTTGCAATCGATAAAGAGGCTAAAACCATTACGATTTCAGATAATGGTATTGGTATGACTCAAGAGGAGATTGAAAAATATATCAACCAAATTGCTTTCTCTGGTGCAGAGGAGTTCATGGACAAGTATAAAGATCAAGCAAATGCCATTATTGGTCACTTTGGTTTAGGTTTCTACTCTTCATTTATGGTATCTGATAAAGTCGATATCATTTCTCTTTCTCACAAAGAAGGTGCTCAAGCTGTAAAGTGGAGCTGTGAAGGTAACCCGGAATACACACTTGAAGAAGTTGAAAAGGCGGATCGTGGTACTGATATCGTGATGCACATTTCAGAAGATGAGAAAGAATTCCTAGAGGAAGGGCGTATTCAGGATCTTTTAAATAAGTACTGTAAGTTCTTACCAATTGAGATTACTTTCGGAAAGAAAAAAGAGTGGAAAGATGGTAAAGAGGTTGTTACTGAAGAAGCAAATCTTATCAACGATACAACACCGGCTTGGACTAAAAAGCCATCTGATTTAACTGAAGAAAACTATAAAGATTTCTACCGTCAGCTTTACCCAATGGGTGAAGAGCCATTGTTCCACATTCACTTGAATGTTGACTACCCGTTCAACCTGACAGGTATTCTTTATTTCCCAAAGATTAAAAACTCAGTAGAAATTCAGAAGAACAAGATTCAATTGTACTGTAACCAGGTATTTGTTACCGATTCAGTAGAAGGTATCGTTCCTGAATTCTTGACTCTGTTACATGGTGTAATTGACTCACCAGATATTCCATTGAACGTATCTCGTTCATATCTTCAGTCTGATGGAAATGTAAAGAAAATTTCAAACCATATCACTAAAAAAGTAGCTGATAGTTTATTCGATATCTTCAAAAAAGATCGTGAAGACTTTGAAAACAAATGGGATGATTTAAGAATTTTCGTTCAGTACGGTATGCTTAGCGAAGAGAAATTCTACGATCGTGCTAAGAAATTCATGTTGCTTAAGAATACAGATGGTAAGTATTTCACAACTGAAGAATACGAAACTATCGTTAAGGAAAACCAAACTGATAAAGAAGGTAATATGATTTGCTTATATGCTACCAATGCAGAAGAGCAATACACCTATATCGACCTGGCTAAAGCTAAAGGGTACGATGTTCTGTTGATGGATAGTCAGTTGGATAATCACCTAATTAACACGCTGGAGCAGAAGACAACAACGACTAAATATGTGCGTGTTGACTCTGATGTTGTTGATAAGTTGATTCAGAAAGATGAAGTAAAAGCTTCAAACTTGACAGAAGAGCAAAAGAACGATTTAATTCCGGTATTCAACTCACAATTGCCAAGCGAGAAGGTTAACTACATTGTTGCTTTCGAATCATTAGGTGCAGAATCTCAGCCGGTAATGATTACTCAAGCTGAATTTATGCGTCGTATGAAAGATATGGCTGCTATGAATCCTGGAATGGCAATGTACGGTGAAATGCCTGATTCATACAACTTAGTTGTTAATACTGATCATGCTTTAATCGAAAATATCTTAAGCGATAAGGATGATAAAATGGGTGCTAATTTAACTGATGTTAATGCTAAATTGACTCCATTGTTCGAAGAAAGAGCGCAATTAGATGCTTTGAAGAAGGATAAGAAAGAAGATGAAGTTCCTCAGGAAGAAAAAGATAAAATGACTGAGGTACAGAAACAAATTACAGAGATTAATGCTGAACGCGAGGCTCTATTAACAGGCTTTGGTAAGGACAATCAAATTGTGAAACAATTGATCGACCTTGCATTACTTGCTAACAACATGCTTAAAGGCGAAGAATTAGCTAAGTTCGTAAAACGAAGTGTAGATATGATCAAGTAA
- a CDS encoding FprA family A-type flavoprotein — protein MHNKNNISDKIYWVGCNDRRTHLFENYWPIPKGVAYNSYVIVDEKIAIVDTVEKGAMDEYLDNIEAVLDGRQADYLIVNHMEPDHSGSIRSLTERYPNMQIVGNKKTFPMLKGFYGISQNLLEVKEGDSIDLGEHKLNFAMVPMLHWPETMVTFESTKGILFSGDAFGAFGTLDGSIFDDELDLEYLEEEISRYYSNIVGKYGSPTQQALKKLGGLDIKMICATHGPIWRTHIAEIIAKYDKWSKYETDEGVVIVFSSMYGNTEKMADNIARQLVKRGIKKIRIHDASKTHPSYIINDIFRFRGVILGSCAYNGGLFPAMETLVHELQNMAVKNHVLALFGSKAWGGGGVRTLNKFAEAIKWETIEATPEALCAPNSEDFDQCAALAEGMATRLKELYK, from the coding sequence ATGCACAATAAGAACAACATTAGCGATAAAATTTATTGGGTCGGATGTAACGATAGAAGAACTCATCTTTTCGAAAATTACTGGCCTATTCCAAAGGGAGTCGCATACAATTCATATGTAATTGTTGACGAAAAAATAGCAATTGTTGATACCGTTGAAAAAGGAGCTATGGATGAATATCTTGATAATATCGAAGCGGTATTAGACGGACGTCAGGCTGACTATTTAATTGTGAATCATATGGAACCTGATCATTCAGGATCTATTCGATCATTAACAGAGCGCTATCCAAACATGCAAATTGTTGGGAACAAGAAAACATTCCCAATGTTGAAAGGTTTTTATGGCATCTCTCAAAACTTATTAGAGGTTAAAGAAGGTGACTCTATCGATTTAGGTGAGCACAAGCTGAACTTTGCAATGGTTCCAATGTTGCACTGGCCAGAAACTATGGTAACATTCGAATCAACAAAAGGAATTTTGTTCTCGGGTGATGCTTTTGGTGCTTTTGGTACTTTAGATGGTAGTATTTTCGATGATGAGTTAGATCTAGAATATCTTGAAGAAGAAATCAGCCGTTACTACTCAAATATTGTAGGAAAATATGGTAGCCCAACACAGCAAGCGCTTAAGAAATTAGGTGGTCTGGATATTAAAATGATTTGTGCAACTCACGGTCCTATCTGGAGAACACATATTGCTGAAATTATTGCAAAATATGACAAGTGGAGTAAGTATGAAACTGACGAAGGTGTTGTAATTGTTTTCTCTTCGATGTATGGAAATACAGAAAAGATGGCTGACAATATTGCTCGCCAATTGGTTAAGCGTGGCATCAAAAAGATCAGAATTCACGATGCTTCAAAAACACATCCTTCTTATATCATTAACGATATTTTCCGTTTCCGTGGTGTTATTTTAGGATCATGTGCTTATAATGGAGGTCTTTTCCCAGCTATGGAAACTCTTGTTCATGAGTTACAAAACATGGCAGTTAAAAACCACGTATTGGCTCTTTTCGGATCGAAAGCCTGGGGTGGCGGTGGTGTTCGCACACTAAACAAATTTGCTGAAGCAATTAAGTGGGAAACCATTGAAGCTACACCTGAAGCACTTTGTGCTCCAAACAGCGAAGATTTCGATCAATGTGCTGCACTGGCTGAAGGAATGGCAACTCGCTTAAAAGAATTGTACAAATAG
- a CDS encoding Crp/Fnr family transcriptional regulator, translating to MLYQQLSQSPVFRGISPEDLEELLSNAQFQIKKYTKGDMIAFREDRCENLMIVLKGSVKGEMLDPSGKSIKIEDIMAPYPIASAFLFGQRNQFPVNVTANDEVEIFSLAKASVIDLFMENKVFLTNYLNSISNRSQFLANKLMFLNFKTIKGKLANYILKLAAPDKSEITMPKSQSEMAQFFGVTRPSFARSLKEMEQEGLIETNRREIKIINKQQLIRLLQQ from the coding sequence ATGCTATATCAACAACTTTCGCAATCGCCTGTATTTAGAGGAATTTCTCCTGAGGATTTGGAAGAACTCTTGAGTAATGCTCAATTTCAAATTAAAAAATATACCAAAGGAGACATGATTGCTTTTCGTGAAGATCGCTGCGAAAACTTAATGATCGTTTTAAAAGGTAGTGTTAAGGGGGAAATGCTAGATCCATCAGGTAAAAGCATTAAGATTGAAGACATTATGGCACCCTATCCTATTGCTTCAGCGTTTTTATTTGGGCAACGGAATCAATTTCCAGTTAATGTTACTGCAAACGACGAAGTCGAAATTTTCTCTCTTGCAAAAGCATCAGTAATTGATCTTTTCATGGAAAATAAAGTTTTTCTTACCAATTACCTTAATTCAATATCGAATAGAAGTCAGTTTTTGGCCAATAAATTGATGTTTTTAAACTTTAAAACCATAAAAGGAAAATTAGCCAATTACATTCTAAAATTAGCTGCTCCAGATAAAAGTGAAATTACAATGCCTAAGTCCCAGTCGGAAATGGCCCAATTCTTTGGCGTAACACGCCCATCTTTTGCCCGTAGTTTAAAAGAAATGGAACAAGAAGGTTTAATTGAAACCAACAGAAGAGAGATAAAAATCATAAATAAGCAACAACTCATCAGGCTTTTGCAACAATAG
- a CDS encoding ABC transporter permease, translating to MFNLALKDIQQYFKDKTAVFLSLLLPIALMTIFALMYGGIGGSKESKPITLLFTDQDNTEISKEVYTTLNKEDGLNLIAKTLPEAEMLVKKGKNSAVLVLYKGFQDSVEAGNKAPMELFYDEAKEIEVGLLQQALWSNLFGITMKRSMKGKVNSFIKEKNPKLSDSEIIDIQEQVASQFGEFEASDDSTELEENSNLPMTALIGEEKNGNLGLVQAIAGMAIMMLLFSVSASGASLLKEKEEGTLRRLLVAPISPQSILYGKMLSTLFLAILQLTVMFLYSWLALGLDIFINLPALILMILSSAIACSSFGIFMASVCKSRKQVESLSTLIILVISALGGSMMPMFFMPAIMQKIAVISVNYWAMDGFFDIFWRQLPISEIYPKMLVLLGIGALLTTISVISFKRNLLKMV from the coding sequence ATGTTCAATTTAGCATTAAAAGATATACAACAATACTTCAAGGATAAAACAGCAGTCTTCCTCTCACTACTATTGCCTATAGCACTAATGACAATTTTTGCTTTAATGTATGGCGGAATCGGAGGTTCTAAAGAATCTAAACCAATCACTCTTCTTTTTACCGATCAGGATAATACTGAGATTTCAAAAGAAGTTTACACCACTCTTAATAAAGAAGATGGATTAAATTTAATCGCTAAAACTTTACCTGAAGCTGAAATGCTTGTGAAAAAAGGTAAAAACAGTGCCGTATTAGTTCTTTACAAAGGATTTCAAGATTCGGTTGAAGCAGGAAACAAAGCCCCTATGGAACTTTTCTATGATGAAGCCAAGGAAATTGAAGTTGGATTGCTTCAACAGGCTTTATGGTCCAATCTGTTTGGTATTACCATGAAGAGAAGTATGAAAGGTAAAGTCAATTCTTTCATTAAAGAGAAAAACCCTAAGCTTTCCGATTCTGAAATTATAGATATCCAAGAACAAGTGGCAAGTCAATTCGGAGAGTTTGAAGCTTCTGATGACTCTACTGAATTAGAAGAAAATTCTAATTTACCGATGACAGCATTAATTGGAGAAGAAAAAAATGGGAACCTAGGCTTGGTTCAAGCCATTGCAGGTATGGCTATAATGATGTTACTTTTTAGTGTATCTGCTAGCGGAGCATCTCTATTGAAGGAGAAAGAAGAAGGAACTTTACGTCGTTTACTTGTTGCACCTATCTCTCCTCAGAGTATATTGTATGGTAAAATGCTTTCAACACTATTCCTTGCTATTCTACAGCTTACGGTTATGTTTCTGTATTCGTGGTTAGCTCTTGGCTTAGATATTTTCATCAACTTACCAGCTTTGATTCTTATGATTTTATCATCGGCAATAGCCTGTAGTAGCTTTGGAATTTTTATGGCTTCTGTTTGTAAAAGTCGCAAGCAGGTTGAAAGCCTATCAACACTCATCATTCTGGTTATATCTGCCTTAGGTGGAAGTATGATGCCAATGTTCTTTATGCCTGCTATTATGCAAAAAATTGCCGTTATATCAGTAAACTATTGGGCCATGGATGGTTTCTTCGATATTTTCTGGAGGCAACTTCCAATCTCCGAAATCTATCCAAAAATGTTAGTTTTATTAGGAATAGGAGCTCTATTAACTACAATTTCTGTTATTAGTTTTAAAAGAAACTTATTAAAAATGGTGTAA